tagagttattttttatacttatatcttatgtatatagtatattgtatgtcattaacaatattgattcaatattttgtaattaaaaagaattaatttacctaattcataaattatttggaATTTTGTGTTGTGAGTTTTGATGGTATTGTTAGATGTttcctataatttttaatactgaaaagttttttataatatgttgattttgaTAGTCAGCgtgaaatttgttttaaatgtcgCCCAGTGATAATTCCTTAAAATGTCCACTGACACCATGAAGGTATTCAATTAAGGCAATGGTTGAATGAAGAGTAACTCTTAGGCCCTCtgctatttttttagttaagaaGTTATCaggcaaaataatatttttagagacCTCCATTTCCCAAGAATCTATCCAAGTTATACCTTCTTTTAGAATCTAGAACaacttaatttagttattttaatatcaactttaaataatataaattttaaataacagatctgaaatattattataaatatacaatgtttTACTCCCATCAATATCTGGGCTGCCATATTTAATCCCTTCTCCAGGATAACGTCTATTAAGGCAATCaaaaagattatttaaatatagtgaAAACATTGCAGTTGGTTAATAACACTGTCCTCAAGTTCTTCTGTTAACCTTTGTCTGTATATATTCAATCCAACATGAACTGATTTACTAAATACCCAAGACagaataatcatttaattaatatgcacttaatattttatggaatttTAATGAGAAAATTACCTGCGTCATTAGTGAAACTCTCATTTTAGCAAAACTGCATGGTCTTATATGTGACTCGGTGAGTTTTGGGCATACTCTTGCATTACCAGGAAGTTTTTTCTCTTCTTCGTAAAGAACTTGGTAATATCTCCACCGAACTAATCCAAATTTAGtctaaaattattcttaaatttattttatgcttattgtatataaaaaaaaggttaactAGCCAGTAGGTATAGTTGTTATACCATAAGTTATTTTGATAGAAGACGATTACAGATGCACTTAGACAAGTGAGGCATATCTGAAAGCACAAATAGTTTTCTCAAATCGTCATaaggattttgaaaaaaatgtttaactgaaCCAAGTTCTCCAGTTATTCCAAATTCCTTCCACATACGCCGATTTGGTTTAGCGCCATCACATATTATTGCCGTTACTTTAGCACCTGCCTGCTCAAGTAACATAATTGCTTGAACTACTAACTTAGCTAAAGTTACACCATTAGTAGCATCTTTAGCAGCAAAGCATCCTATTGGTTGAAAATAGTTTTCACAAAGAGATGAAAACCCAAATACCAAACCATGATTTGCCAAAGCTTCATTCTTTGTACTACTGATATCATCATCACCAAAATCTACAACTCCTTGGTATCAAAGTGTTTTAGAATCTGTTTTCAATGATTTACGAACACTTATTTCATCAAATATGAGAACACCATGCTTTTTTTGCTGTTTTTGAGTTTATCTTATTATTGAACATTTCAAAGAATGAAGGATCAAACCCAAAATCTAACTTAAATGAACTAAGATGCCTTTTGATTGCTTGAACACAAGGGAAAGGTAAAATGTCATTTTTAAGCATAAATTTGTACATTGCAGGACTATGAATATGCAAAAGCAAGCATGTAAGCAACCAGTCCTTTGAGTATCTTCTAATTGTTTACTTCTActagcaaaaaataaattattgtacttacCTGATAATACactaatgaatttttttttcatgattaatTTTTGGGATTGTGGACACATCATctcttttttataatttttggtaTACACAATATAGGGCATCTTGGAAATATTGAAGGAATTGctccatttaataattttggcttttttaatttaacctgtcaaaatatatatataggcagatatatttttactttgtgatcaaagataatattttataatggatacttatttacaataaataaatgaagaatatataattacttaattacttatattattcatacaattacttatgttattttgttctttttttatgtattctATCTgagttgaataaattattattattatataaatagataattgtATTTCCTGGAATAACTACAACTAGCTTCTTTGCagtatcttttattatttaatatattcatgtAAAGTATCTAGTTAATTCATTTAACATGATTTTTTAGATATTGCACagattgttattttaaataaaacaaatattaagaatattcattatattataattaggttattattattaaatactgtaGTAATGTGAAAATAGGATGTGCatgcaatatatacatattttagtatttatctcttttttacttatatatggtttattatttatatatattgcacACACTCTCTAAATTACTACCTTCtcatatgtatatatgtgtatatgcaTAAGCTCATAagcccatatatatatataaggatttaattatatagtaaattaactTACCCTAATTTGACTGCAGATTTTCTATGTATTCGGTGAGCAAAGGAAGAAGAAATAGGTTTAAGATTAATTtacttatcattatttttattaatcaataatacagTTAATACACTagagatatttaaaatgtacatttattatttaagatacaaaaatattaaacaaatattaaattgaacatatattatatatctcactacaatattataatataggtatattatgttagggTTATGATGATGACACTCTTTTTAGAATAGTATATTTATGAAGAGTGGCTATCATTACATCCCCATACCTTTTTATGTTAAgacctcataatattataaaataaattttgcataaaattaataatagaatcaaattacataattttcagTATAAAATCTCAAAAGACCTACTCGATAGCAAACATAGTAAACTTTGATAACAGTTGACAGATGTGTGTTTCCTGTGCCTTCGAATATGTTACACAACCAACAACTTGAATTgaatataccaataaataaacgTTGTAAAAAACTTTGAAAGtatttagtatagtataatgtaagttataaggttaatattggtttatgtattaattatccccaacattttgaaaattatagtttcATGTTCTTGTAGCGAGCTGTGACTATTtacccgattaaccaatatatAACACTTATTTAGGCAGTGTCAAAGTGTATAcgtcatcataattattatatagtacgtgccgcgtaacattaatagtaataataatagcgtaTGCGCTGTGTGTGTAGTAGTACAACGAATATCGAGCACATGACCATGGACGGCGtgcgtcaatatatatatgactacgtatataaataactcgcaTATGTCCGTATAGATCTTGTGTAGTTATGTGGAATAAGACACCACAAATGCACAACAACAACACATATATGTCAGACATCCGGCCGTGTGCAGTGTGTGACAATCCCACGGTAGGCCTAACCGCAAGATGACCATGTAAGGTTATACAGAATAAAGAAGGGACAGGGACTGACCCATCGAGGAGAGCTGatggacaagcgttcatcagacAAACAAACAACTAACTCAAGAACAGTCACTAGATAACTATAGTCACATCTCGCTAGCTTCGGTCATATAAATTGGACTTAgagtatttttatatcaatcacagtagaataaattaaataaaagtaaatatattataccataaactCAAGATctatattattaccatcatcCTTCTATTCTTTGACTGCGGCACGTTACATTCTcatcaaattttaacaatagttaattattttgtttacactTTAGATGTTATTAAGTTAACTGACTAATTTgggtatttttgaaatttaagctgattaaaataattaaattaaattttatacatatattacattttgtacaattatattttacttatcataaaataaattttaaacgacatttttttctactgcgttattttattgtatgaaaccttaatatttgtcaattattttacatttttattttttaaaattataaaataatcatgatCTCACAGCTGTTGATTAACAAACAACTTAGGGAATAcaacataaaacattaaaacaacaAGTCATGATTGTACAGTATAATAACacaacaaaatttattttttaaatattttgaattactcatcaaaatatattgtacataataacatacttatttttattttgtactacataattattatcttgaatacatataattaataatataataattgaacaaaaccttgatcacaaaatatttatatataaaaaaaaaagattacaatcttaaataagaaataagatAACACATTACCCTAGTTAAGGcaatgttttaaagttttgatatAACTCAATAAGtaatcaataacaatatttaatgaaattaaaatgtatttttaaactatgttatataattttatgagacctcaatatttgtaaattattttactttctaGTTTTGTGGTATCAATATACAAATTCAATACAAATTTAGGAAATACTCAGACTGTTGACtgataaaaaactaataactagaTATAAAACATCAAACATTAAAGCAACCAGTTTGAAGATCTCAATTACTTGGTTATGATTGTTGCACAGTATAATTACAAaaagaaatgtatattttatatcttttcaatttcttatttataaaaatatcttaacatgattatttttatttaatacgacataatattgaatacatataattaataatataataattgaacaaaacCTTGgtcagaaaatatttatatataaaaaaaaagataacaaTCTTAAATgagaaataatataacacattaccCTAGTTAAGgcaatgtttaaaagttttgatATAACTCAATTAGTaatcaattacaatatttaatgaaattaaaatgtatttttaaactatgttatataattttatgagacctcaatatttgtaaattatgttaCATTCTATTTTTGAGGTATCAATATACAAATTCAATACAAATTTAGGAAATACTCAGACTGTTGACtgataaaaaactaataactagaTATAAAACATCAAACATTAAAGCAACCAGTTTGAAGATCTCAATTACTTGGTTATGATTGTTGCACAGTATAATTacaaaaagaaatttatattttatatcttttcaatttcttatttataaaaaatatcttaacataattatttttatttaatacgacataatattgaatacatataattaataatataataattgaacaaaacCTTGgtcagaaaatatttatatataaaaaaaaagataacaaTCTTAAATgagaaataatataacacattaccCTAGTTAAGgcaatgtttaaaagttttgatATAACTCAATTAGTaatcaattacaatatttaatgaaattaaaatgtatttttaaactatgttatataattttatgagacctcaatatttgtaaattatgttaCATTCTATTTTTGAGGTATCAATATACAAATTCAATACAAATTTAGGAAATACTCAGACTGTTGACTGATAAAAAACTAACAACTAGATATAAAACATCAAACATTAATGCAACCAGTTTGAAGATCTCAATTACTTGGTTATGATTGTTGCACAGTATAATTacaaaaagaaatttatattttatatctttacaatttcttattaatcaaaatatatttatctaacataattatttttctttaatactattaatacatataatcaatagtataataacttCAACAAAACCTTGGtggcaaaatatttaatttaaaaaaaaaaacaaagattagaatcaaaaataagaaataacataacatattactTTAGTTACATTTGAGTAATTAGGGTAGTGATTTACAGTTTTACATAACTCAATAAGTAATTAGttccaatattttaattgtgtagaaactataatatttcatttctgattgaaaatttaaatttgtaattagcttatattataatataaatgttgaaaaataaaatgaaagaaaaacaaacaaaatctattttgtcttaaattgtataacttgtTACATAGTAATCATCATGTAACCtgaacattatacaatatttaattatcgtCGGCATCTGAAGTTAAATCAATAGctgaaaaatgacaaaaaaaatatatatatattgatttttatcaataccaaataaaaaataatattctaataatctgttttaaatttgatatattctGAAATATATGCTTTTATGTTctagtattttcatataaaaaaaatgcattttctatacttgtcttatataagaataacctcaGATGGGTGGCTTTTGCTTACAGAAATTGGTAAGGCCAACGCGCAATGAACTTcactttattatttcaattacctAGCTAATATTTTGCTATTTTCCGGCCATGGACAATTGTCGGAAACTAAGGTTAATGATAACCGATTTAATTGAGGGTATGGTCTGATCCAGgcatatcaatttatttaataaatttattcaaatttcaatactaatcaatacttatttaataactatttgatATTCTGGGCCTGattgaacagaaaaaaaatcccTGCCTGAAGTGACTCTTATATgagaggttaggttaggtaaggttAGTATAGTAAGTACAGTAACTAGTAcagtaacatacattttaaattatactgaatattgtcataagtaatttatattattttaattacaacactTACTAGTAGAATAGTTTCCAATAAGAGGAATTTCGTCGTCAATACAATTTCTAATATAGATTGTATTCAACGaactatattgatataatattggcAACTGTGTTTGAGCTGGCGTTTGCTCAACTTGCGTACTTGATTgaacaacatatattatattttgttcaacttCATGTGTATTTGCTTGTTCTTCATCGTCAGATATACACTAAAAATAGATGAACAattagtatacaaatatattatttggtggTTAACAGGTAGGTAATTTaagcaattaatatttaaattcagcTATGTCGTTTACGTATCCAAACGCTATGTTATCTGAATATCTATAAGCGCTATAGCGATTTAACACGTTATTATGTGGACatgtataattacatattttcgtaaatactatattatatcaaatttagaGAAacgtgtttataaataaaattttcaaatgtaaattaatacaattacatagattagtaatattttataaaaattagctcaaatattaacttataaaattacaagaatggaaaataaaaatatgttctatacgaaatagataattattattaaaatatttgtgtctAAAAGCACACTATTATTGAATAagatttctaattaaatataaaattattttaacattaatgatTCAAATTATACACTTGTATTGTGTTATTGGTACTTAGACTATTGTCTAAGTGTAAACTATTGTAAACATAAGCTGTTCAAAGCTTGTATcgatgtatatagtaataaaattggctaaaatttaatatttggtaaatTAGTAAGTGGGCCGGGACTTTTTTATTCTCCTAGGCCGAAATCCATCCCCCTTTCCACTTCTGagttaacttttaatttgtgttgaaagctatgataaaaaaaaaaataacaatatattacttGACTACAACGACTAATGTTTATAAAGTATATCTTgtgattatactatataataatatgctattaaagtaatttatttacaattattaatacagCGTAACTAAGTTGAAATAATTTCATGAgctaatgttataattttatattttagctaattttgttggaaaataaaatgttatcttacAGGTTATTTgcgtaatttaattattttgagcttaagccaatattttatttcttattatttgagTAAcacgacattttaaaatgtttttcatgtGGTTTATAAGtaatctaacctaaccgacAGACGctgaatgtacatttttataatactaagcatattaattatactgtGTAGTATCCGATATACATAGTAGTCCTTTTCACGAAAAATGGCCCTCAACGGTGACGTGCCTGGTGGCAGTATTTGTGAAAGCCAGTGGTTCTTAATATTGTCCGCTTGAGAGTCAGTAGCTCTACGATACAGCTGTTGTTCGACCACCTGCTATTACAGCTGCCGGTCGAATATATTgtaccaaacattttttatacaccatagttttttctttccatagaataacaaaataagataCTTTTTTTGCTATGGTTACACGTCACTATAGCGTCATATCGTCATATAACGTCCCATATCAATAGTGTGGTTATAGTCACTGTTTATACCACGTTAGTCTGTGTCCATACTTCGTATACGCAGTGATATTCTATTCGcgcactttttattatttaaataccatcgacaataagtttaattttttttttttaaatgtcttcaCAGTGTGATACACATTCACAGACGAAAAAGGCAATTTtcaatgtgtataaatatttaaaaaaattatcattggaTATGTCTAATCCGGAGAGCTACTTTTTTTAAACAGACACAAGCAAAAACTGCTGAAGCATGTGGTGTAAGTGAGAAAACTGTGAAACGTATCACCGCGGAAGGAAACAAATCTTCATCTGGATCACAGGTTTCTTGTCCATCGTTCACTTCCCCACGAAAAACATATAAAAGGATAAAATTTGCAAGTGAAGTTGACGGTTTAGATGCGGATATTGTAAGAAGAATCGTTCATGATTTTTACGATAAACGTGAGTACCCTACCACATCAAATATTTTAgctgaatataaaaaaagaactgAGTACAAGGGTTCTAGTACTTCGATGTGGTGCATtatgaaaaatctaaattttaagtacaaaaaatgCAATGACAAAAACTTGTTAACGAAGATGCCGTGACCTTGGAGTTGGAAGAAATGTGTAAGTCATTGCGAAAAATTGCAAGAACAGGATTTTATAAAAGAAGGCTTACGTGACAAAATTTTGGAGCCAATAATAATGACCATTAACTCAGACGGACAAAGATTCCGACGATTCAGaagatgaaataaatttaaatgaaaattgtgatttgtaaaatattgtgttataattatgtatatattttttaatgttagataaataaataaattttatttgtattttcaaacaaataaaaatcgtGATAATAAATTAGCATAACtgttcataatttgtattaagaaatattgcatttaaattacggcgtaaaaaataatcatatttaagataaaatacaaatgagtaattaatttaaatttgccaCGCTTTGTTTCGCGCGTGTTTTAGAGCTCCTGGGTCAAAACGTCCACCAGGCCCGCTAATGTCGAGGGCCATTTTTCGTGAAAAGGACTGTAGTTGTTGAATTATATTACGACTCGTAAcactattatatatcatatgatcaaactttttattatattctataatatatccGATCATATTAAggctgaaaatattttaagtgtattACCTGTACACTGCTATTACTATCATTGCTGTCATCTGAATCCAATATAAGTATTGGATCATCTATGATACTATGACCTCTTTGAGATGCTTCTCCATTATGAGACGGGACTTGCATCACTTCAGACATACTCGAACTTCCACTACAGCTACTCGAACTTCCACTACAGCTACTCGAACTTCCACTACAGCTATCAAGCGgttctaatttaattttcttcttcTTTGCAGCATCCTTATctgaaattcaatatttaatgctttataaaaattgttttaacaagATCATAACCAGTGGCACAATTATTCTCTATGTGTTATTACATAGTTGAATACTTGAATTGATATTCAATTGTTTAATAACTTAATGAGTCAGTTTTTTTATATCCACTCAACAGTaagataaataacaatatttaatattaatgaatatacaGTGTATCTTATGTCGTTGTAAATGTGATTAATGAATCAATATTATGGaattttaaaagaaacaaaaaacgaCAAGTTTCTGTATTCTAACCATGTAGTTGTACTAAACAgcaaaatcaatgataataactatatttttaaatggattCTGTTTAGATCAGTATAGTTAGTTAGacgtattttaaatttccaaaaatataaacCATTGATGGTGTTGGATGATTAAAGctacaatgatatttttcagACTAGTTTATAACTTTTGTAATCTTAAACAATaatcatcattttttatatatcatttaACTCTTAAACCTACGAGGTttactagataatattattcttacacCTAAATTTTATGAGAGGTCAATTCAATCTAGTTTATTAAGTAACAGAGCTAGACGTGGATCTTCTGAGTGTACAAGTTGCTATCTTATGTGTTAGTAAGACAAAGAGAACGTATGCGGTTGTAGCACAGAACAAACAGAAGGGAATCATATTTCATTTAACATAGGCTCTTATGGGAGATGATAAAACCACGTCCGACATTTCTAGAATTTAAACGTGCTGCCACGTACCGGGAATTTccctttttttctttatattgtaCAGCACTGTTTATTCGTTcaaatttctaatatattattatattcaaacaatCAAACCGATTTTTACCATTTATCTAAGTACAGAAtctaagaaaaacaaaaactatacatattttattcatcattATTTAGTAGATGAATGAACAAAAATGCATAGGTACACAGAAgattacaaaacaaattacgtacactaatttaaaataatctaagcagtactaattttattttatttttttggaccTTGTGTAATGAGTACACCCAATTGCTGAGAAAAATTGAAgatttattctaaataaatatactggTAGAAGTATGTGACATTGTTACATAACctgtactttttaaaaaatgatatccGTATTTCATCATTGTTGTTTGACCAAAGGCTGGTACAATATGCCAACGAGCATCTACTACCCGCggcatttttaacaattaaagacattattttggtaaataatgtacctatacaataccaaaacaaataacagcaaataacaacaaataacaGCAAATACAAAAAACGTTTGGACTTAGGAGCGCAAAAAAATCGAAACGTAACCGTGATGGAGTACGAAAATCGACAGACGTGCTAGCcatgtgttgttgttgttgttatgaGTGGAATTGCAGATTAACAGTGTAGCCACAAACcacagaaaacttaaaaaaagagAATTTCTTGGTACGTGGCAGCACGTTTAAAATCTAGAAATGTCGGACGGTTTTTCGATAAGCCTTAGGATTCCCTTCTGTTTGTTCTGTGGTTGTAGCTCCTTTTTAATCAAAGATAAAAAGTGACCacaccatattatactattgttgtGCCTGTTGGTTGACTTTTATTCCATTGGACTTTATTTCGGGAATTTGTGTTAGGTTAGACATGTATTAATCAGTtggttattgatttttttgagTGAGTTTcatatagcatataatataacaaattaatgcaataataataaaccatacCTGGAACTTCTTTGCAAACTGCACAACACCACTCCTGTTCATGTTTAATAGAACTGCACAACCTATGTGTTCCATTTGATCCACATGAAATGCACAGAAGAATTTCCCATGATCCGCTGTTtagaaaataagaaataatatttattaatgcctcttgaattgttatttttcatatttcttttatcttttttataactatgttagtcaattttatgataaaaagttaaatattttttaataagaattcattttaatatgccaatttcacaaatatttcatatttttttaggtacatAAGTATTAATTAAGGCTGTTAATTTAAAGCGGgtcatttaatatatacatttaacaaatataGAGAACTCTCGGTAACTCGAAGCTCACGAaggaaaaaaatttgacttactaaaaatattgagttgTCAACATCCtaatgtgttattgttatttgaaggtgaattttatttgttacagGTGTCGAAAAAAAAAGAGTAATCTATGCTTGAGTTACCGACAGTACACTGTACTTCCAGAagtcctattttaattttgaaaaaaatatttgaattcccTATTTTCTTTTACAGGTTATGTAGGAAATggattatagatttttttttcattaacgcTAAAGCCCAATCGTAAATCCATTTCAATATAACCTAGAAAAGAGAATAAaagatttcaaaattaaaatcgggctTTTGGTATTGGGTGTATTTTTCTTCTACTTTTTGAGACTTTTTTGATTGCAAAATATAGTGATATGTAACTGTAAATGTATGTTACTGATTTCCAAAAATCTTAGCCGTtatctttaattatattaagcGTTTGGGGAACtcactcacactaatgatcagTCACTACACATACAGTCACAACATCACTCACGATGGATATAGAATAATGACTAAATGGTTAAATCTCACaccttaaaaatggtttgctGTCAACAgccttaagaggatgtcagcgcactatttgttatctctctctagcccacgcacaccatagacaaaatgcatttacgCGGAATCggtttttctatgtttttaagtaatcttaagagtaaaatcactcattacataaaatatagagaataatatttttgagggaatgacatattgatttctctaaatattgtttcaaaacaatttaaacataatttaaatttacaacggttttttgtttattgtgaaAGTTGAATACTaagtcaaataacaaaaaaatataaaaccgatatgtaattccctataaaatattattctctatcttttttgtaatgggtgattttactctaaaattacttaaaaacacaGAAAAAACAGTTCTGCaaaaatgcgttttgtctatgttgcacgtgggtcagagagagaaaacaaatagtgtgctGACATCCTTTTAATGTGTATTTACAACTGTCTCTTAGTGCAAGCTCtgaaattcataatttactGTACTATTTGACATCCGGGCATATAAAAACTATTGttgttaataaaaacaaattacttacGATGGGAGTTGAAATTTGTGTTTTTTCTCATGTGGACATAGACATATATCAATACTGCATATACTAGGTCTTTCTGTGAGCTCGGCAAAAGCATTTGGTACAGTTTCCCAAGAGGCGTCCCtgcgatttaattttttgagaaaactgtttatagtataaaataatttaaagcgtAGATTAAATAACACCGTAGATAttacaaactattataaaatccaAGTAATCAGTGATAAAtcagcaaattatattatattatagtgttatttaaTCCATGGTATCAGTGAatgcatattaattttgtacaagacttaaaagttattaagaccatttatttacaatacaattatagaaggattatcttttaaa
This genomic window from Metopolophium dirhodum isolate CAU chromosome 1, ASM1992520v1, whole genome shotgun sequence contains:
- the LOC132934568 gene encoding PHD finger protein 7-like, which translates into the protein MAPVTRKRAASKPTVSQPIRKNVMVELNLMHNKACMLCGHKEISEKLYGLLYQLDDVVVHYFCILLSSMAVQNGADNQGIWGFLLKDIKSELARGTKEICFYCNKKGATISCSGKKCQKVFHLPCGLKNGSMHQYFQAFKSFCQKHCVTQTVNLSALKKSTAQCAICKDAVVPSPIPTSIWAPCCKRDAWFHRECIQDLALNAGYFFKCPLCNDVEKFKSRMLTLGIYIPSRDASWETVPNAFAELTERPSICSIDICLCPHEKKHKFQLPSGSWEILLCISCGSNGTHRLCSSIKHEQEWCCAVCKEVPDKDAAKKKKIKLEPLDSCSGSSSSCSGSSSSCSGSSSMSEVMQVPSHNGEASQRGHSIIDDPILILDSDDSNDSNSSVQCISDDEEQANTHEVEQNIIYVVQSSTQVEQTPAQTQLPILYQYSSLNTIYIRNCIDDEIPLIGNYSTTIDLTSDADDN